In bacterium, the genomic stretch CGAGCCGCTGGTGCGGCGGGACTTCGCCGAGCTCGTCCGCAGGGTGCGCGCCGCGGACCCCACGGTCTACCTGAGCATGGTCACCAACGGCGCGCTCCTGACGCTGGAGCGGGCCCGGGAGCTGCGAGCGGCGGGGATCGACCAGCTCTCGATCTCCCTCGACTACCCGGACGAGCGCCACGACCGGGCGCGCGGCATCCCCGGCCTGGCAGCCAGGATCCGCGGCCTGCTCGGGCCGCTCGCGGGCGTCGGCTTCGACGCCGTGAGCCTGAACACGGTCGTGAAGAACGACAACCTCGAGCGCATCCCCGCGATCATGGAGCTGGCCCGCGAGGCCGGCGTGCACGTCGGCTTCTCCGCGTACTGCACCATCAAGAAGACCGGCCGCGACGACCTGCTCGTCGCCGACGCGAACCGCGAGCGCCTGCGCGAGGCGGTGCGCCTGATCAAGGACGCCAAGCGCCGGCACCGGATCACGCGCAGCTCCGATTACTACCTCGACCGGCTCGAGGAGTACTTCGCGGGGGCGGGCATCGCCGGCTGCGAGGCGGGCATCCGCTTCGCGCAGGTCACGCCGGCGGGCCGGATCAAGCCCTGCTCGGAGCTGCCGGAGGTCTGCGACTGGCGCGACTACGACCCGCGCGCGGCCGCGCCGGTCTCCTGCACCTCCTGCTGGTACTCATGCCGCGGGGAGGCGCAGGCGCCGGTGACCTGGCGGCGCGTGCGCGAGCTGCTCGGGTGAGCGGGGCGATGGCGGCGGACGCCGGCGGCGGGCACGACACCCAGCGGCACCTGGCGCGCGGCGTGGCCGTCAACGCGCTGGGCATCCTCGTGAAGTCGGGGCGCGCGCTCTCGCTCGTGCTCTTCTCGCGGCTGCTCGGGGCGGAGCTCTTCGGCCTGTACCTGCTGGCCTACGCCATCCAGGAGGTGGTGAGCAAGTTCGCCT encodes the following:
- a CDS encoding radical SAM protein, giving the protein RTLALAARLAGHALRGQRLRLLTIEVTKRCNARCEFCDYWREPPGPELEDYAPIVRRFAPLVVTFSGGEPLVRRDFAELVRRVRAADPTVYLSMVTNGALLTLERARELRAAGIDQLSISLDYPDERHDRARGIPGLAARIRGLLGPLAGVGFDAVSLNTVVKNDNLERIPAIMELAREAGVHVGFSAYCTIKKTGRDDLLVADANRERLREAVRLIKDAKRRHRITRSSDYYLDRLEEYFAGAGIAGCEAGIRFAQVTPAGRIKPCSELPEVCDWRDYDPRAAAPVSCTSCWYSCRGEAQAPVTWRRVRELLG